In one window of Arachis ipaensis cultivar K30076 chromosome B06, Araip1.1, whole genome shotgun sequence DNA:
- the LOC107604791 gene encoding AP-1 complex subunit sigma-1, with translation MIHFVLLISRQGKVRLTKWYSPYTQKERSKVIRELSGVILTRAPKLCNFVEWRGYKVVYKRYASLYFCMCIDEDDNELEVLEIIHHYVEILDRYFGSVCELDLIFNFHKAYYILDELLIAGELQESSKKTVARLIAAQDSLVETAKEEASSISNIIAQATK, from the exons ATG ATACACTTTGTGCTGCTCATTAGCCGTCAAGGGAAGGTCAGACTGACAAAATGGTATTCACCTTACACTCAGAAGGAAAGAAGTAAG GTAATCCGTGAGCTCAGTGGAGTGATCCTTACCCGTGCACCCAAGCTATGTAATTTTGTAGAATGGAGAGGATATAAAGTTGTTTACAAAAG GTATGCTAGTCTGTATTTTTGCATGTGTATTGATGAAGATGACAATGAATTAGAAGTTCTTGAAATAATTCATCATTACGTGGAGATTCTTGATCGGTATTTTGGCAGT GTCTGTGAACTGGACTTGATATTCAACTTCCACAAG gCCTATTATATACTCGATGAACTTCTAATTGCCGGCGAACTTCAAGAGTCAAGCAAGAAAACCGTTGCCCGATTGATAGCAGCACAG GATTCATTGGTGGAGACTGCAAAGGAGGAAGCTAGTTCAATAAGCAACATAATTGCACAAGCCACCAAATGA